In a genomic window of Onychostoma macrolepis isolate SWU-2019 chromosome 08, ASM1243209v1, whole genome shotgun sequence:
- the LOC131546093 gene encoding uncharacterized protein LOC131546093 has protein sequence MKISGATITTAPLKSFKYTIDIKINASREAVIELEGFDSWTEISHVCQKGMKISDATITTAPLKSFKYTIDIKINASRDAVIERLRALILGQKFPMCVKKGMKISSAAITTICLSNSNKTQCKCENQYVWSTKQCSKHGICGPDQNDTCRCNTSPPTDGTFCSRPHAPLKSFKYSINIKINASRHTMIEHLRALILGQKFPMCVKKGMKISDATITTVCLSNANKTQCKCENQYVWSSKQCSKHGVCGPIQNDTCRCIASLPNDGTFCRRTPSPLKSFKYTIDIKINASREAVIERLRALILGQKFPMCVKKGTKISGATITTDASLLFQPTGRFATDHMVKKSLFIKNPS, from the exons ATGAAAATCTCTGGTGCGACCATCACTACAG CTCCACTGAAGTCATTCAAATACACCATTGACATAAAAATCAATGCTTCAAGAGAAGCTGTGATAGAGCTTGAGGGCTTTGATTCTTGGACAGAAATTTCCCATGTGTGTCAAAAAGGCATGAAAATCTCTGATGCGACCATCACTACAG CTCCACTGAAGTCATTCAAATACACCATTGACATAAAAATCAATGCTTCAAGAGATGCTGTGATAGAGCGCTTGAGGGCTTTGATTCTTGGACAGAAATTCCCCATGTGTGTCAAAAAAGGCATGAAAATCTCTAGTGCAGCTATCACTACAA TTTGTctttcaaattcaaacaaaacccAGTGCAAGTGTGAGAATCAATATGTTTGGTCCACTAAACAATGCTCTAAACATGGCATTTGTGGCCCTGATCAAAATGATACCTGTAGATGCAACACTTCACCTCCAACTGATGGGACGTTTTGCTCCCGACCACATG CTCCACTGAAGTCGTTCAAATACAGCATTAACATAAAAATCAATGCTTCAAGACACACTATGATAGAGCACTTGAGGGCTTTGATTCTTGGACAGAAATTCCCCATGTGTGTCAAAAAAGGCATGAAAATCTCTGATGCGACCATCACTACAG TGTGTCTCTCAAATGCGAACAAAACCCAGTGCAAGTGTGAGAATCAGTATGTTTGGTCCTCTAAACAATGCTCTAAACATGGCGTTTGTGGCCCCATTCAAAATGATACCTGCAGATGCATCGCTTCTCTTCCAAACGACGGGACATTCTGCAGACGAACACCTT CTCCACTGAAGTCATTCAAATACACCATTGACATAAAAATCAATGCTTCAAGAGAAGCTGTGATAGAGCGCTTGAGGGCTTTGATTCTTGGACAGAAATTCCCCATGTGTGTCAAAAAGGGCACGAAAATCTCTGGTGCGACCATCACTACAG ATGCATCGCTTCTCTTCCAACCGACGGGACGTTTTGCCACCGACCACATGGTAAAGAAGTCTCTCTTTATTAAAAATCCAAGTTGA
- the LOC131545245 gene encoding adhesion G protein-coupled receptor F5-like has product MCVKKGMKISSAAITTICLSNSNKTQCKCENQYVWSTKQCSKHGICGPDQNDTCRCNASLPTDGTFCSRPHAPLKSFKYSINIKINASRHTMIEHLRALILGQKFPMCVKKGMKISDATITTVCLSNANKTQCKCENQYVWSSKQCSKHGVCGPIQNDTCRCIASLPNDGTFCRRTPAPLKSFKYTIDIKINASREAVIERFRTLILGQKFPMCVKKGMKISSAAITTMCLSNSSKTCPIPSTIIPTIISVSTPSVPTATSTTRDVTSLSTQIPDTAESTTITSPPTVETPSVTSLSTLNPNTAESTTMTSPSTSTLIAETTSLTIPATSKTTERTTAVTSDLTFTPTAETINPTLEPVTTPKSATMPKPVTTPEPSTTPKPATTLEPATTLKPATTAEPVTMPKPATMPKPVTTPKPATMPKPATTPKPVTTPKPATTPKPVTTPKPATTQKPATTPKPVTTPKPATTPKPATTQKPATTQKPATTQKPATTQKPATTPKPATTPKPATTPIPVTTPKPVTTPKPATTQKPATTPKPVTTPKPATTPKPATTPKPATTQKPATTQKPATTPKPVTTPKPATTQKPATTPKPATAPKPVTVPKPVTTPKPATKPSPVTTVPITPPPQSVNRQMSLSIDETYDASLNNQNSDKFKKYKEDIEKAIHSSYNNVKGFVSATVTGFRPGSVIVDFFITSSEEIKTSGQISEALQTNMKDLNFNIDPLSVAQTDNKDMRERGAVFPEQDITLFCPATNHIGTIDWRFQGDIIQPSSHYIFLQGQLYLKVKSVNINDNGRYECLYNTNTGPHITWDRIDYIKPYPSMRVPTNKTYKCENQEVALDCCVHSDYLVRWVQDIKNSKMDSLRCITEKIQITAESSCDKSIVYTCKLDNAALLGFSYSSRSVQLVVSKPIQQLPNNPVTCNNDIYGFGKVDETAIGDCDKDKVGFREGVCGSDGFWKTVKDTCVLRIIEILEQESQGLDAETLTDFVDKVNNATKDNEEAIVQSEATVSAMVEILNNIANVTQTVMLDEDIIENFLSIVVVISSESVKPVWEQLNSNGESQGNSSQLLNAIEIVIKSTSDTNFNITSPTNSFLFKKVTTSEDFREVLKLNSTAEIIIPDIASSHKNVTITAVAFSSLDNVMPARNRTDNQNTTENVINGLIVIVNTSVSINNIQLNFEKLRNSVTVNNKSVNLGNPQCVFWDFNLFNSSGGWDSTGCEVIRVNDRVTCHCNHTTSFSILMSPFAPDDPALSVITYVGVAISLASLVVCLIIEMIIWKEVSRNSTSHVRHVSLVNIALSLLIADICFIIGAAIVKPGTDFTNSCSAAVFFTHFFYLSLFFWMLVSALLLLYRTTMVFSQISKSVMMALAFLLGYGAPVLISVITVASTAGNKHYVTQNQACWLNWDQSKALLAFVLPALFIVAVNIIIVIIVLVKMLRRGVGESNRDEKNTLVIILRCVAILTPIFGITWGLGLGIMIEPKALAIHYLFAIFNSLQGFFILVLGTLMEKKVRETLKDRLRITRRTGSHATHTSSSGAHSYGRSSSSNRTTLTDVLNTLMRRGRHAGANSSHNSRASESFLNA; this is encoded by the exons ATGTGTGTCAAAAAAGGCATGAAAATCTCTAGTGCAGCTATCACTACAA TTTGTctttcaaattcaaacaaaacccAGTGCAAGTGTGAGAATCAATATGTTTGGTCCACTAAACAATGCTCTAAACATGGCATTTGTGGCCCTGATCAAAATGATACCTGTAGATGCAACGCTTCTCTTCCAACTGATGGGACGTTTTGCTCCCGACCACATG CTCCACTGAAGTCGTTCAAATACAGCATTAACATAAAAATCAATGCTTCAAGACACACTATGATAGAGCACTTGAGGGCTTTGATTCTTGGACAGAAATTCCCCATGTGTGTCAAAAAAGGCATGAAAATCTCTGATGCGACCATCACTACAG TGTGTCTCTCAAATGCGAACAAAACCCAGTGCAAGTGTGAGAATCAGTATGTTTGGTCCTCTAAACAATGCTCTAAACATGGCGTTTGTGGCCCCATTCAAAATGATACCTGCAGATGCATCGCTTCTCTTCCAAACGACGGGACATTCTGCAGACGAACACCTG CTCCACTGAAGTCATTCAAATACACCATTGACATAAAAATCAATGCTTCAAGAGAAGCTGTGATAGAGCGCTTCAGGACTTTGATTCTTGGACAGAAATTCCCCATGTGTGTCAAAAAAGGCATGAAAATCTCTAGTGCAGCTATCACTACAA TGTGCCTCTCCAATTCGAGCAAAACATGTCCCATACCTTCAACCATAATCCCAACAATAATAAGTGTATCTACACCATCAGTTCCAACAGCAACAAGTACCACAAGAG ATGTTACAAGTCTTTCAACCCAGATCCCAGACACAGCTGAGAGTACAACAATAACAAGTCCTCCAACAGTAGAAACACCAA GTGTCACAAGCCTTTCAACCCTAAACCCAAATACAGCTGAGAGTACAACAATGACCAGTCCTTCAACATCTACTCTAATAGCAGAAACGACTA GCTTGACTATCCCTGCAACCTCAAAGACAACTGAGAGGACAACAGCAGTAACAAGTGATCTGACTTTTACTCCAACAGCAGAAACAA taaatccaACACTGGAACCAGTGACAACACCGAAATCAGCAACAATGCCGAAACCAGTAACAACACCAGAACCATCAACAACACCAAAACCAGCAACAACGCTGGAACCAGCAACAACTCTGAAACCAGCAACAACGGCGGAACCAGTAACAATGCCGAAACCAGCAACAATGCCAAAACCAGTAACAACGCCAAAACCAGCAACAATGCCGAAACCAGCAACAACGCCGAAACCAGTAACAACGCCAAAACCAGCAACAACTCCAAAACCAGTAACAACGCCAAAACCAGCAACAACTCAGAAACCAGCAACAACACCGAAACCAGTAACAACGCCAAAACCAGCAACAACGCCAAAACCAGCAACAACTCAGAAACCAGCAACAACTCAGAAACCAGCAACAACTCAGAAACCAGCAACAACTCAGAAACCAGCAACAACGCCGAAACCAGCAACAACTCCAAAACCAGCAACAACTCCAATACCAGTAACAACTCCAAAACCAGTAACAACGCCAAAACCAGCAACAACTCAGAAACCAGCAACAACTCCAAAACCAGTAACAACGCCAAAACCAGCAACAACTCCAAAACCAGCAACAACTCCAAAACCAGCAACAACTCAGAAACCAGCAACAACTCAGAAACCAGCAACAACTCCAAAACCAGTAACAACGCCAAAACCAGCAACAACTCAGAAACCAGCAACAACACCGAAACCAGCAACCGCACCGAAACCAGTAACAGTGCCGAAACCAGTAACAACACCAAAACCAGCAACAAAGCCAAGTCCAGTAACAACAGTACCAATAACACCACCACCACAGTCTG taAATCGTCAGATGTCACTGTCAATAGACGAGACTTATGATGCAAGCCTGAATAACCAGAACAGTGACAAATTCAAGAAATACAAAGAGGATATTGAGAAGGCA ATTCATAGCAGCTACAACAATGTAAAAGGTTTCGTTTCTGCTACTGTCACTGGTTTTAG GCCTGGAAGTGTGATCGTAGACTTCTTTATTACGTCATCTGAGGAGATAAAGACTTCTGGGCAGATAAGCGAAGCACTTCAAACCAACATGAAAGACCTCAATTTCAATATTGATCCACTTTCAGTCGCTCAAACTG ATAACAAAGACATGCGTGAAAGAGGTGCTGTGTTTCCGGAACAAGATATTACACTCTTCTGCCCTGCTACCAACCATATTGGAACTATAGACTGGAGATTTCAAGGAGACATAATACAGCCAAGCAGTCATTATATTTTCTTACAAGGTCAACTCTACCTCAAAGTCAAGAGTGTTAACATCAATGATAATG ggCGTTACGAATGTTTATACAATACAAACACAGGGCCACATATTACTTGGGACAGAATTGACTATATTAAGCCATATCCTAGTATGCGAGTGCCTACTAACAAGACATACAAATGTGAAAATCAGGAGGTTGCACTCGACTGCTGTGTGCATTCTGATTACTTAGTACGTTGGGTGCAGGACATAAAAAACAGCA AAATGGATTCTCTGAGATGTATTACAGAAAAGATTCAAATCACAGCTGAAAGTTCATGTGATAAATCTATCGTATACACCTGCAAACTGGACAACGCAGCTCTTCTTGGATTTTCATATAGTTCACGGTCTGTGCAACTGGTTGTTTCCAAACCTATACAGCAACTCCCAAACAACC CTGTCACATGCAATAATGACATATATGGTTTTGGAAAAGTTGATGAGACTGCTATAGGAGACTGTGATAAAGACAAAGTTGGCTTTAGAGAAGGAGTGTGTGGTTCTGATGGCTTTTGGAAAACTGTAAAGGACACCTGTGTGCTtcgtatcattgagatactggAACAGGAATCACAG GGTTTAGATGCTGAAACGTTAACAGACTTTGTGGATAAAGTGAACAATGCCACCAAAGACAATGAAGAAGCAATTGTTCAATCTGAAGCTACAGTTTCAGCAATGGTTGAAATACTGAACAATATTGCAAATGTCACTCAAACTGTTATGCTGGATGAAGATATCATAGAG AATTTCCTCAGTATAGTGGTTGTCATTTCATCAGAGTCAGTGAAACCTGTATGGGAACAGCTAAATTCAAATGGCGAAAGCCAAGGCAACAGCTCTCAACTCCTGAATGCCATTGAAATTGTTATAAAATCAACATCAGACACCAATTTCAACATAACCAGTCCAACCAACTCATTCCTGTTCAAAAAAGTAACCACATCTGAAGACTTCAGGGAAGTATTAAAGCTCAACTCAACAGCTGAAATAATCATCCCGGATATTGCATCTAGTCATAAAAACGttacaatcacagcagtggccTTCTCCTCCTTGGACAACGTTATGCCTGCAAGAAATCGTACCGATAACCAAAATACAACTGAAAATGTCATCAACGGACTGATCGTTATAGTGAATACAAGCGTATCTATCAACAACATACAGCTAAACTTTGAAAAACTCAGAAATTCAGTAACTGTAAATAATAAGTCAGTAAACCTAGGGAACCCCCAATGTGTTTTCTGGGACTTCAACCTTTTTAATAGCTCTGGAGGATGGGACTCAACAGGATGTGAGGTCATACGGGTAAACGACAGAGTCACATGTCACTGTAATCACACCACTTCGTTTTCAATACTGATGTCCCCTTTTGCTCCTGACGATCCTGCTTTGTCTGTCATTACGTACGTTGGTGTTGCTATTTCATTAGCAAGCTTGGTTGTGTGCCTTATCATCGAAATGATCATCTGGAAGGAAGTATCTAGAAACTCTACATCACATGTTCGGCATGTATCCTTAGTCAATATTGCTCTTTCTCTCCTGATCGCTGACATATGCTTCATTATCGGCGCTGCTATCGTAAAGCCTGGAACAGACTTTACTAATTCATGTAGCGCTGCAGTGTTTTTCACCCACTTCTTCTACCTGTCGCTGTTCTTCTGGATGCTGGTCTCAGCCCTTCTTCTCCTCTATCGCACCACAATGGTCTTCTCTCAGATTTCCAAATCGGTCATGATGGCATTAGCCTTTCTTTTGGGCTACGGTGCACCTGTCCTCATCTCGGTTATTACCGTCGCCTCCACTGCTGGAAATAAACACTACGTCACACAGAATCAAGCATGCTGGCTGAACTGGGACCAGTCCAAGGCCCTTCTGGCTTTTGTCCTACCAGCGCTGTTCATTGTGGCTGTCAATATAATTATTGTGATAATAGTTTTGGTGAAAATGCTCAGGAGGGGAGTGGGAGAGAGCAACAGAGACGAAAAGAACACCTTGGTGATTATTCTCAGATGTGTGGCCATTTTGACGCCCATCTTCGGCATCACTTGGGGTCTTGGCTTGGGCATCATGATAGAGCCTAAAGCTTTGGCCATCCACTACTTGTTTGCAATCTTCAACTCCTTGCAG GGCTTCTTCATACTGGTCCTTGGAACACTGATGGAAAAGAAG GTTCGGGAGACACTTAAAGACAGACTGAGAATCACTAGACGCACTGGATCTCATGCcacacat ACTTCAAGCTCTGGAGCCCATTCCTACGGCAGAAGCAGTTCTTCCAACAGAACGACTCTTACCGATGTTCTCAACACCCTTATGAGAAGAGGGAGGC ATGCTGGGGCAAATTCCTCACACAACTCTAGAGCATCAGAAAGTTTTCTAAATGCTTAA